In Cicer arietinum cultivar CDC Frontier isolate Library 1 chromosome 1, Cicar.CDCFrontier_v2.0, whole genome shotgun sequence, one DNA window encodes the following:
- the LOC101505912 gene encoding protein kinase PINOID-like, with translation MLESGSGRDSGMSLETVNSTTQRTSMSSGSESICSTSFSRLSFDLLPISSPESLSIKPHRSSDFAYTAIRKSSLTFRDFHLLRRIGSGDIGTVYLCRLRDSDDDDPASYYAMKVVDKDAVAIKKKSHRAEMERKILKMLDHPFLPSLYAEFEASHFSCIVMEFCSGGDLHSLRHRHHRNRFSLSSARFYAAEVLVALEYLHMLGIIYRDLKPENVLVRSDGHIMLSDFDLSMCSHAIPSVESSPDCFPKDEALDVSCTRPHSNLTPFACLSKRLFRSRKVQTFQSNRLFVAEPVEARSCSFVGTHEYVSPEVASGKSHGNAVDWWSFGIFIYEMVYGRTPFAGPSNEATLRNIIKKPLSFPTATPSSTLEMHARNLVSGLLNKDPNRRLGSKRGAADVKMHPFFVGLNLALIRMVTPPEVPGLRRHKTTPLFTVKDNNGKRSCSSSRQQHTTSSFDYF, from the exons ATGTTAGAGAGTGGTAGTGGTCGTGATTCTGGAATGAGCTTAGAAACAGTTAATTCCACAACGCAACGAACTTCCATGAGCAGCGGTAGTGAAAGCATTTGCAGCACAAGTTTCAGCCGTCTCTCCTTCGACCTCCTTCCAATTTCCTCACCGGAGAGTCTCTCTATCAAACCTCATCGCTCCTCCGATTTCGCCTACACCGCCATCAGAAAATCCTCCCTCACCTTCCGCGACTTCCACCTTCTCCGCCGTATAGGCTCTGGCGACATCGGCACCGTTTACCTCTGTCGCCTCCGTGACTCCGACGACGACGACCCTGCCTCCTACTACGCTATGAAGGTCGTTGACAAAGACGCTGTTGCAATCAAGAAGAAATCACATAGAGCCGAAATGGAGAGAAAGATTCTGAAGATGCTTGATCATCCTTTTCTCCCTAGTCTTTACGCAGAATTTGAAGCTTCTCATTTCTCTTGCATTGTTATGGAGTTTTGCTCCGGCGGAGATTTACACTCTCTCCGTCACCGCCACCACCGTAACCGCTTCTCTCTCTCCTCCGCAAG GTTTTACGCGGCTGAAGTCTTGGTGGCATTGGAATACCTTCACATGTTAGGAATCATCTACAGAGATCTAAAGCCGGAAAATGTGTTAGTCAGATCAGACGGTCACATCATGCTCTCTGATTTTGATCTATCTATGTGTTCTCACGCAATCCCATCCGTTGAATCATCTCCAGATTGTTTCCCCAAAGATGAAGCACTTGATGTATCATGCACCCGCCCGCATTCCAACTTAACTCCATTCGCGTGTCTCTCGAAGCGGCTTTTCCGGTCCAGAAAAGTGCAAACCTTTCAGTCGAACCGGCTTTTCGTAGCTGAACCGGTTGAGGCACGGTCTTGTTCATTCGTTGGAACTCACGAATACGTATCCCCTGAAGTGGCCTCCGGGAAATCCCACGGAAACGCAGTGGATTGGTGGTCGTTTGGGATTTTCATCTATGAGATGGTGTACGGTAGAACACCGTTCGCGGGTCCATCTAATGAAGCTACGCTGcgtaacattataaaaaaacctCTTAGTTTTCCTACAGCTACGCCTTCTAGTACGCTTGAAATGCACGCGCGGAACCTCGTGTCTGGATTGCTTAATAAAGACCCGAACCGTAGACTCGGGTCGAAGCGAGGAGCTGCTGACGTCAAGATGCATCCGTTTTTCGTGGGGCTAAATTTGGCGCTGATACGGATGGTTACTCCGCCGGAGGTTCCTGGATTAAGAAGACACAAAACGACGCCGTTATTCACCGTGAAAGATAATAACGGCAAAAGAAGTTGTAGTTCTAGTAGACAGCAACACACTACGTCGTCGTTTGATTACTTTTGA